From the genome of Nicotiana sylvestris chromosome 1, ASM39365v2, whole genome shotgun sequence:
tgtttccaaatagaccctcggcatccttccctccaggaacttcccaccttgctcttggggagactcgaactcacaacctcttggttggaagtggaggttgcttaacATAGTTAAATAACACTATTGATTAATATTCAATATTGCTGTAAAAACATTCTTTCTTTGTAGTTCTCTGACACTAATGTGTCAGTTAATCAAGATGTATATGCTATATGTCAGTTAAAAGTGTAGGATAGTACAATGTCTTTTCATCTGGACATAAGTGCATAAGGTTAAAGCAAGAAGTTGATAAAAGGATCTCTcctcaaaacttaaaacacccaTGTGCACATCTATAAGCAAGTCTTTATTCGGATCATGACGAATTAGTACCTTTTGTAAGGTTCCCGGAGTCATCTCTGACTGGAATTTTAATAATACTAAATTGGCGGGATGACAGCAGAGAAATAACCTGTGAGCATCATAGATGGATATGGATATCAGAAATGTTATTCTCACAAGTAAACACCGAGCAGAACAATCAGCATGATACATTAGTTAATgaacaaacaaaagaaagagaaCCTTTTCAGAGCATCTATATATGGGACTTGAAATATCTAGCCAACTCCATGAGGCCTCCGCAGATGATTTTACGACAAGGCTACCGTACTTGATTTCAGGAACATCAGTGGGACTGCTACAGACTTTGAAACAGATAAATATCAGCTTTATTCAAATTGGATTGATCAGAATAAACAAGTATATGAATAATACAAAgataaacactttgtgcaaaaTAGATGCGAGTCTTACCAGCAACTATGTTATTGCCATCTAGTGCAAGCACGCTCCAAGAAAAGTTCGAATTTTCTGGGCTAATGCTTGACACCTTTCCACTATTGATTAACAGGCAATCATTAGTGCAGAGAAAATTCAAAGAAATCCATGACACCATAATGTTAGTGAAAAATAGAGTCACATTAGCCATAGTTACCTCAACACATTCACTGAAAGTATAACTTCAGTGCTTCCCCAGACagaagataaaatcatggtaTATCCATCAGAAAGCCAAGGTTTAGTTAGAAGATTAAAACAGTAAAGGCCAGGGAAACAGCCGTCTTCAGGGCACATCACAACAGGAACCTGCAGTAGTCACATAAGAACGAAAAATGAACAATAGTAACAATGAACTAACTAGCATATGGGAGATTTTTTCAATATTAATAAGAGTATCAACTTTATAATGAAAGTAATAATGAACGATTACTGACCAGCCTCAAAGTACTGATACAAGTTAACAAAACAGAGACAGTAGCATACCACATCAACAATATCAGCATCTGGACTTGGCTTTACATCTAGCGACCAAGCAATTCTATGAAGTGATTGAGTTGCAGAATGTACCCAAGAGTCTACGGAGCTTTTTGCAGACAGAAACACAAGGGCCTTTCCATCTGGGCTGGAAAATTCATAGCTAGTttaactttttcaaaaacttaagTTTAGAAATTATCCAAGATAATGACAGATCCTTTATGAAGCTATTGTTGACTCCCAATAATAATCAAATAAAAGCGATATGCGACTAAGTAGCAACATGCATTCACTAACTTCAGAATTACTTATTCATCTACATGTCTCGTCTTTCTAGAATCTGTATAAGCAGACATACCTGAAACGAGGAAAGAATGCACTACTTATTCTTTGTGTCAGCTTAACAGGAAATGCTTCTTCACTTGCATTAGTTCTGAAATTGTTAAATGCCATCAAAACATGTAGGAGAATACATGAAAAATAAGGAAATTCTCCCTAGCTCGGTCGACTGTGCACTATATTCACACAGGAGCAGTTGCAGCTGATCCAAAACATATTTATCTTAGAAGCTAGCCAGTTACATACCCAGATTTGTGATCTTCTGATTTTGAAAATGGAGATCTAACCGCGTACAAGGCACACGGCCTATTATAGCAATACTTAATGCCCAACTTTCTAGTATCTGATGGCCACCCAACAAAAACCAGATATTGTTGCAAGCCTCCAGAAGCTGGAGCCCACACAACTTGTCCAACACTAAGCTTCCTTGTTCCTTCAACAGGATGTACTTCTCCACTGCACAAATTTATATTTGTCCAAAGAAATCAAATATTTACCCTTTACACTGATATAAGCATTTATTTTGGTAATGATGACGATATGAGTTGAGCTTAATGAAAGGAATGAGGATTCATATCGCCGACTCCAACTTATTTGGGACTGaagtatagttgttgttgttggtgtagACTGATATAAGCAGACAATATAAGTTATCATACCTGTTAACATCGATAACGAAAATAGCAGGTTCTCTTTTTCCAGGGTAAGTTTCCCCCCAATCCTCTTCCCAATCACCTTGACCTTTCCAGCTACCACATTCCTTATCTGTAGAATTCCCTTTCTTGTACCCTAAATGAGTAAACACTGACTTAGAGGGAGCCGGCTCCTCAGCAACGTATGCAATAAAGTTCTCATCATCATTCCAAGAAATTCCCTCAAACCTGCATTGTCAAATTCTAACTAACACCATATGATGGTGAAGTGAAAAA
Proteins encoded in this window:
- the LOC104223836 gene encoding acylamino-acid-releasing enzyme-like isoform X2 → MFSVSQPNLLANKNRKYILSSHISKGSTNDVSFQWDAFPIETSSGSIMVPSPSGSKLLVVRNPENDSPTKFEIWGPSRVEKEFHVPLSAHGSVYSDGWFEGISWNDDENFIAYVAEEPAPSKSVFTHLGYKKGNSTDKECGSWKGQGDWEEDWGETYPGKREPAIFVIDVNSGEVHPVEGTRKLSVGQVVWAPASGGLQQYLVFVGWPSDTRKLGIKYCYNRPCALYAVRSPFSKSEDHKSGTNASEEAFPVKLTQRISSAFFPRFSPDGKALVFLSAKSSVDSWVHSATQSLHRIAWSLDVKPSPDADIVDVVPVVMCPEDGCFPGLYCFNLLTKPWLSDGYTMILSSVWGSTEVILSVNVLSGKVSSISPENSNFSWSVLALDGNNIVAVCSSPTDVPEIKYGSLVVKSSAEASWSWLDISSPIYRCSEKVISLLSSRQFSIIKIPVRDDSGNLTKGAGNPYEAIFVSSKSKSHNLCDPLIVVLHGGPHFISLSSFSKSLAFLSSIGYSLLIVNYRGSLGFGEEALQSLPGKIGSQDVNDVLAAIDHVVNMGLADPAKIAVLGGSHGGFLTTHLIGQAPDKFAAAATRNPVCSLPLMVGTADIPDWCYAETFGKQGKSMYTEAPSSEHLAVFHSKSPISHISKVKTPILFLLGAKDLRVPICTGLQYARALKEKGTEVKVLVFREDNHAIDRDFIHSSTLTCKKKMK
- the LOC104223836 gene encoding acylamino-acid-releasing enzyme-like isoform X1; translation: MFSVSQPNLLANKNRKYILSSHISKGSTNDVSFQWDAFPIETSSGSIMVPSPSGSKLLVVRNPENDSPTKFEIWGPSRVEKEFHVPLSAHGSVYSDGWFEGISWNDDENFIAYVAEEPAPSKSVFTHLGYKKGNSTDKECGSWKGQGDWEEDWGETYPGKREPAIFVIDVNSGEVHPVEGTRKLSVGQVVWAPASGGLQQYLVFVGWPSDTRKLGIKYCYNRPCALYAVRSPFSKSEDHKSGTNASEEAFPVKLTQRISSAFFPRFSPDGKALVFLSAKSSVDSWVHSATQSLHRIAWSLDVKPSPDADIVDVVPVVMCPEDGCFPGLYCFNLLTKPWLSDGYTMILSSVWGSTEVILSVNVLSGKVSSISPENSNFSWSVLALDGNNIVAVCSSPTDVPEIKYGSLVVKSSAEASWSWLDISSPIYRCSEKVISLLSSRQFSIIKIPVRDDSGNLTKGAGNPYEAIFVSSKSKSHNLCDPLIVVLHGGPHFISLSSFSKSLAFLSSIGYSLLIVNYRGSLGFGEEALQSLPGKIGSQDVNDVLAAIDHVVNMGLADPAKIAVLGGSHGGFLTTHLIGQAPDKFAAAATRNPVCSLPLMVGTADIPDWCYAETFGKQGKSMYTEAPSSEHLAVFHSKSPISHISKVKTPILFLLGAKDLRVPICTGLQYARALKEKGTEVKVLVFREDNHAIDRPQSDFESFLNIGVWFKKHCK